A single window of Cryptococcus neoformans var. neoformans JEC21 chromosome 3 sequence DNA harbors:
- a CDS encoding expressed protein gives MYHKYSALTTTLSSVWRRTWEEAQAQDCLETLLISPTCRFTRVCVCVLPLFITPILVPSSWHVVREARGFDRKSSDCMPRRVAVQVAFTCRHGLRREEMITLRSQLSISLPSFAPSNDYDPGVEIPNVTRCRREPGVTLSRVPLPFFFRYPLSTLIAYPIDRRNLDRGASTACSVL, from the exons ATGTATCATAAATATTCAGCTTTGACCACCACGCTATCGTCCGTCTGGCGTCGGACGTGGGAGGAGGCCCAAGCGCAGGACTGCCTGGAGACTTTGCTTATTTCTCCAACTTGCAGGTTTACACGTGTGTGCGTCTGCGTCTTGCCACTTTTTATCACTCCCATCCTCGTCCCGTCCTCCTGGCATGTAGTACGGGAAGCGCGTGGCTTTGACCGTAAATCATCCGATTGCATGCCGAGAAGGGTCGCGGTCCAAGTCGCCTTT ACATGCCGACATGGTTTACgacgagaagagatgattACGCTTCGGTCTCAACTCTCGATATCCCTGCCATCATTCGCTCCATCGAATGATTACGATCCCGGGGTGGAAATCCCAAACGTCACTCGTTGCCGTCGGGAGCCCGGGGTTACGCTTTCTCGTGTCCCGttaccttttttttttcggtATCCCCTATCTACTTTGATCGCCTATCCGATCGACCGTCGGAATC TTGATAGAGGCGCGTCCACGGCTTGCTCTGTCCTTTGA